TGCCGTCGTCGCGCAGCGCCCGGTGGCAGTCCGCATAGAAGTCCGCCGAACACAGCGCGTCGGGAATCCCGGCGTCGTCGAAGCCATCGAGCAGCAGTACGTCGGCGGCTTCTTGCAGGCCGCGCACATGATCGGCGCCGTCGGCCCGCACCACCCGGAAGCGGTCGCTGTCGGGCGGCACCATGAACGCCTCGCGCAGCGCGATCACGGCCGGATCGATCTCGACCACCTCGATGCGCGACCGCGCCAGATAGCGGTGGCAGAACTTGGCCAGCGAACCGCCGCCCAATCCCACCATCAGGATATCGGCGGGCTCCGGCGCGAACAGCACGAAGCCCATCATCATCCGCGTGTATTCGAGGTCGAGCGCGTCGGGGTTGAGCGTCGACATGCGGCTCTGGATGACTTTTTCGGAAAAATGCAGGGTGCGGGTGGTGCCGGCGGCCTGCACGTAGGGTTGGGCGGCCGGTGCGCGGGCGCGGGCGGCGTCCGGCGCCACCGGCGCGCTGGACAGGGACAAGGAGGAATCACGGGCGGACATGGGGCAGAAGATACCACCGCCGCATGGCCGCGACGCGTTCTCGGACCAACTCCCGCTGGTCCCCCGTTAAAGAATGCGCGCCGGACTGCCGTACATGTCGTGTCACCTCGCCATCGCGGGCGCGGGCCGACCCGGCCCGTCCCCGATGCCACGTGCCCCGCCTTACCGGAACCTCCCATGCAGCCCTTGGCCACCGACAGCCTCCTTCCCCCAGCCGCCCCCACGGGCAACGATCCGCGCGCCGCCAAGCGCGACGCCGACGCCACGGCGCAGGACCAGGACACCGCGACCAGCGACCGCCCGGTCTCGGTCCGCGTGGTGCTGAGCGACGACGCCCTGGAACGCGCCGCCAAGGCGCGCAAGGCCATCTCCCAGCTCGCCGTCGACGCCGCCCAGTCGCGCCAGGACTTCGCCCGTTCCCGCGTCTCGCAGATCAAGCAGCGCATCGAGATGCTCAAGAAAATGCTGATGTTCCTGGGCAAGGCCGCCGCGAAATCAATCCTGCTGGAACTGCGCCAGCTGGCCGGCGAACTCGGCCAGGCCGCCTCGGCGCTCAAGGCCGGTGCCGGCGCCCCACCCAGCGCGGGCGCTGCCGGCGCCATGACGGCGCCCGTGGTCCAAGGCGCCAGCGGCGCTGCCACGACCGGCGCCGCGGCCGACGCGGCGGCGCCATCGCCCGCGGCCACTGGCGCCGATGCTGCCGATGCCGACGACGCATCGGCCCAGGCTGCCGCGCCCAGCGCCGCCGCCACCTCGCGAGCCCTGGCAGCCTACGCCGCCGCCAGCGATGCTCCCGCCGCGTCCGACGCGGTCGCAACCGACGCGGTGGACGCCGAGGCTCCCACGCAAGGCACGGCAACCGCGCCGCGCGACGCCGCGCCCAAGGACGCCTCCGTCCCCGGCGACACCGGCAAGACCGACGCCGCCGGCAACCAGGACGACAAGACAACCTCCGCCGCCGAATCCCGCCAGGAACGGCAGGTCGAGCAAAAGCAGCGCCAGAACGATGCCCAAGCCGTGCGCGATGCCATCCGCGCCATGAAGGAACTGCTCGCCATGCTCAAGAGCAAGCTGCGGCAGCAGGACAAGGCCGCCCAGAAGCAGGTCCGCGAAGTCCAGGACGCCCTGGACGAGGCAACCAAGACGGCCCAGGCGATCGA
The window above is part of the Achromobacter deleyi genome. Proteins encoded here:
- a CDS encoding fused MFS/spermidine synthase, producing the protein MSARDSSLSLSSAPVAPDAARARAPAAQPYVQAAGTTRTLHFSEKVIQSRMSTLNPDALDLEYTRMMMGFVLFAPEPADILMVGLGGGSLAKFCHRYLARSRIEVVEIDPAVIALREAFMVPPDSDRFRVVRADGADHVRGLQEAADVLLLDGFDDAGIPDALCSADFYADCHRALRDDGILVINFHVNHPLHHEYLDRVRAAFGSAMFEVVDDDMTNSIVFACKGDLLDDPAAADLKRPAAIAKDAWRQLMPTLRVIGATRELK